Proteins co-encoded in one Stomoxys calcitrans chromosome 5, idStoCalc2.1, whole genome shotgun sequence genomic window:
- the LOC106080681 gene encoding uncharacterized protein LOC106080681 has protein sequence MSDDILVECNKSQLKFMLDYLRPLLPRHLQQHHFIYSYLYHYERINNNRHRIDSDRWNVRFYTHRKGQPENCTLITLNGSRDYIVICFTLDETKAELKQCLQQTNRINWQNTPFSMLCDEGLFDVVNEVLCQKNPIDWLYPPRENIFYRTPETIEALPINVKLPDDLFIAPLDHRKHAKIMDDHWYYKHNNSLPLIRHSIEFNGGLGIFRRGEADPIAWITTNEYLTPGFLYTKKSERCKGYGELLTTLELKRTLKIHGLPSCSFISVENKRSLAMNRKLRATVVGMVTWIEKPVPLNKKSHL, from the exons ATGTCAGACGACATTTTGGTGGAATGTAACAAAAGTCAACTCAAGTTTATGCTGGATTACCTAAGGCCTCTGTTGCCGCGACACCTGCAGCAACATCATTTTATCTACAGTTATCTCTATCATTATGAGAGGATTAACAACAATCGGCATCGAATTGATTCGGATCGATGGAATGTGCGTTTCTATACTCATCGTAAAGGCCAACCTGAGAATTGTACTCTAATAACTCTCAATGGATCTCGA GATTACATTGTGATTTGCTTTACACTGGACGAAACGAAAGCTGAACTCAAACAGTGTCTACAACAAACAAATCGAATAAATTGGCAAAACACACCGTTCAGTATGCTATGTGACGAAGGCCTATTCGATGTAGTCAATGAAGTTCTATGCCAAAAAAATCCAATAGATTGGTTATACCCACCTCgcgaaaatatattttatcgTACTCCTGAAACAATTGAGGCTCTTCCAATAAACGT TAAACTTCCCGACGATCTCTTCATTGCTCCTCTGGATCATAGGAAGCATGCCAAGATAATGGATGATCATTGGTATTATAAGCATAATAATTCTTTGCCTCTTATCCGGCATTCCATAGAATTTAATGGAGGATTGGGCATATTTCGACGTGGAGAAGCGGATCCCATTGCTTGGATAACAACAAATGAATATTTAACACCAGG ATTCCTTTACACTAAGAAATCTGAACGATGTAAAGGTTATGGTGAATTGCTTACTACTTTGGAGTTAAAACGTACACTGAAAATACATGGCTTGCCCTCATGTTCCTTTATATCGGTGGAGAATAAGCGCTCACTCGCCATGAATCGAAAGCTGAGggcaacagttgttggaatggTTACATGGATAGAAAAACCTGTTCCTTTGAATAAAAAGTCCCATCTCtag